The nucleotide window CGAGTTCGGTCTTCATCGCTGGTTCCTGGCGGTTGATGAGTCATGTCTGGCCAGAACCTTGGACGAACGCTAGCGACAAGAAGTTCCTGGGTGTCGCATTCACGGGCCAAAAGCCGCCTTGGGTAGCCCCGGTTGCTCGTCAACCGGGGCGGGCGCAGCCCGCAAGAGGCATTGGATAGGGATGCCGGAAAGCTTGGGCCATCATTTCCGTTGACGGCCGCTCCCGTGCCTCTTGTCGCTGCGCGACACCGATTGACGAGCAATCGGTGCTACCCGATCGGCGACGTACCAGCTCGCGCCCCCTCATCCCTAGCCTCTAGTCCCTAACCCCGCTTCTTGCCCAGCCCGGTTTGTCAACCAGTGGGCCGTGGCCGCGCCGGTCGCTTACAATGGCCGACGCCGATTCGACGCGCACTGAATCCGACGCGCACCGGGGACGAGAACTCGCCATGTCACGAAAGTTGGGGCCGCTGCTGGTGCCGCTGTTGCTGGGTCTGACCGTGGGGCTGGCGGCGGTGGCGATCTTGCGCCTGGGGGGCGCGGCAATGGCCCGCGTGCAAGTCGCGGCATCGGACCTGTTGTTCCTGCGCGCGGGAGGACCGCGGCTCGGGGCGCGGCACCCGACGGGCGAGATCGTGCTGGTCCAGTTCGACCCGCGCTCGGCCAGCGAGATGAAGAGCGCGCCGAGCTATGAGCAGGATCTGGCCATTTACCGAGCGCTGCTCGCGGCCGGGGCCGCGGTCGTGGCTGACACGCGGATGATCGCCGATGCGTCCGGGGCCGAGGCGTCAACCGCGCGGCCACTACTTGACGCCATGCTCGCGATCAACGGCGAGGGGCGACTGCTGCGCGATATTTGGCTGGCGGGGAATTGGCCGGCCGAAATGCTCGCGCGGTATCGGCCGCTGGTCGCTCACAACATCATCAACATGCACGCCAATGCCGACAGCTTCTTCGACACGCGCGTCTACCCGCTGGTCGTCGCCGAGGCTACGGGCACGTACGAGACGCTGCCGCTGCTTTTGGCGCGGCGGGCCGCCAAGCTGCCACCCGCCGAGCCGCAAGAGACGCTGGCCGAGATGAAACGCTCGGGGGTCATTGCCGCCTGGCGGGCCAGCTTGCCTGGCAATGTCCATTTACCAGCGGCCATGTTTGTCGACGCCGCTGATGCGCCGAGCGATTACCAATTGGGCGAGCTCCGCCTCCCCTGGTATCCGTTCCGCGCCACGACGCCGACCGTGCCGCCGGCGGGCTATTGGATCAGTTACGCCAGCGTGCCCGAGCGCTACCAGCGCATCTCGTACGTCGACGCCACGCGGCCCGAGTCGTTGGCCAAGGTGAAAGGCAAGATCGTGCTGATCGGCTTCGCGGCCGCGACGGATCCAACCTCCGAGACGTACACCGTGCCAACCTCGCATGATCGCGCGCCGGGGGTCGAGGTGGCGGCCGCGGCGCTCGAAACCTTGCTGGCACCGCGGCTCACACGGGCGCTGCCGCGCTGGCTGCTGCTGGGGACGGTCGTGCTGTTGCCGATCGTGGCGGC belongs to Planctomycetota bacterium and includes:
- a CDS encoding adenylate/guanylate cyclase domain-containing protein; the protein is MSRKLGPLLVPLLLGLTVGLAAVAILRLGGAAMARVQVAASDLLFLRAGGPRLGARHPTGEIVLVQFDPRSASEMKSAPSYEQDLAIYRALLAAGAAVVADTRMIADASGAEASTARPLLDAMLAINGEGRLLRDIWLAGNWPAEMLARYRPLVAHNIINMHANADSFFDTRVYPLVVAEATGTYETLPLLLARRAAKLPPAEPQETLAEMKRSGVIAAWRASLPGNVHLPAAMFVDAADAPSDYQLGELRLPWYPFRATTPTVPPAGYWISYASVPERYQRISYVDATRPESLAKVKGKIVLIGFAAATDPTSETYTVPTSHDRAPGVEVAAAALETLLAPRLTRALPRWLLLGTVVLLPIVAALAGGLLRPLPASGAVASLLLLFLFVSVVAYQSGWLVDVIVAPVAALAAATLSGAERYWREVRAKSRIVDLFGRYVPKAVVNQLIQQRQADALALGGENRDVTVLFADIRGFTSYAERIAPEEVLRQLNSLLKIMVDCTFAHEGTVDKFIGDCVLVLFNAPLDQPDHVLRAARTAWAMQQGLANHASGLAVGIGVHRGIAVVGRVGTPERMEYTAIGSTVNVASRLCGVAPSGKIIVSDDVARELGEHFLLEPQPPVHVKGVEAALATSIISGPLKAGMMKGI